In Desulfonatronovibrio magnus, the genomic window TGTTTTCAGCAATAAGAAACAGGGTGTCAGAATCAACCTTGTTGAAAAGATCATACCAGGGGAAAAGGTAATGCTGCTCAGGCCGGATATATTCCAGAGCTTTTCGCCGATATTTGTGAAATGTCGACAAACGAAGCGCTGAAAAGTCATGTGAAAAGAAGAAGGAAGTTACTTGTTTATAACACCTTGTTGTTTTTTGCAGTAATTCTTCTGCCATTTTTTCGTCTTTGGGGGCAAGAAGTCTTTCTGCTGCTTCCATAAAAAAGACTAGGTTGTCCAGCCTGTCAAAGGCTTCAAGGACCGAGGCCTTGTCTGAGTCATCCTCTGTCATGTCCAGGATGTCTGGCTGATTAAGAAAATCTAACGCTTCCAAGGCCTTTTTGATAATCAGATCCAGGTCGTGGCGCAATTCAAGGCCTAACTTTTCATAAGAAAAGACATCTTTCCCCAGGTGTTCTAGGAGCTCCTGCTGCTCAATATGATCCCTAAAGGACAACCGCCCCCATTCCAGAAAGTTGATGGTTGAAATGTGTAATTCATTTGGGATCATGGTTTTTCTCTCTTTCAGAATATGGAAATGCCTGTATATGAAGCAACAATCCTTTGGCCGGACCATGCCTTGTCAATCATAATCATCTCCCAGTGCTTTCAGGACCTTATTGCGGGCACGGCTGATTTTTTTTGCGAAAGGCCGCATTGGTTCAGGCCCATCTTGCCAGCCATGCTTTTCTGAGACAGCCCCTGGACCTGCCATTCATAATGGTCAATGAGATGCGGTTCGGCCATGTCAATTTCATTTCCAAGCCTTTCAAGTCGCACATTAAGCCTGCCCCATTCATCCCGGTGAACAGGTTTGTTTCTTATACGCTTCAAGTTACGTAAGATCGAGTAGATAAAACACCCCATCCACAAACGGCAGATTTAAGAATCAAACTGGGCAATAGTCTTTTTATTAACCGTGTCTGTAGGGAAAACGCACATTTTCGTGAGGAATAATCCTATGAATAGGGACTTTCTCCCAGGTCATGCATTTCCCGGGCGAGGGGAATTAAAGCGTGTGGCGGTTCTAAGGAAGAAGAAACACTCTCCCCGTCGCATGAGATTTTTCCTTGCAAAAAAAGATTGTCCCCGTTTTCCGCGGCTCAATACCTGAAGATCGCGGCTGCTCCGGTTTTGGTCGGCATACGTTCGGTGGGGACGATGATCACGAGTCCGCCCCTCTTCAGGGTTAGCTCCCCAAGGTCGTCGAGCAGGTCGTCAACCTGTGGGTGGGACAAGTCGTCCGGATCAACATCGCCTGTAGCGGCGTTGATCCGGCCGGGAAGTACCCGGTCGGCTTCGATCAACAGGGTGGCGACCCGACCTTCCAGACCGGCCTTGGTGATTAGCGACGGATCGTCGCTGCCGAGTCCCTCGGACCATGCCTTGCCGAACTTTTCAACCAGATGGGCCAAACGCGCCAGGTATCGCGGCTCCACAAGCCGCCAGGCGAGCTTGCGGAGTTCTTCGACGGACGGCAGGGCATCCGGGTGGATATCGATGCTTTCCGGAATTAGAAACGGATTGCGGCTGAGTTCGTGGAACATATGGTGATGCTCAGGCAGGGAAGCCAGGATCAGCGGCAGGCCTGACGCCCGCGAGTGGTACTCCAGGATCGCCTGGTCAACGGCCCGGAAGAAGCGCTGTGCATCGCTGTCCACCTCAGACTCTTTACTGCCGTGGCCATGGTGCATGCCTTGTTCTCCTCCACCTGCACCTCCGTATGATGCGACTGTCTGATGCTGCTCGGTCAGTTCTTCTCCCAGAGCTTCGATCAAAGTCCGCGGAACGCCCTGAGCCGGTTCAATCTCACCCAGAACATCCCGGTTGCCCTCGAACAGCCTTATCGTATGCCTGTTCAATGCGAGAATCTGAAATCGGTCGGCCGACTGCAGAATGCGCAAAAGCGGCTTGATGTGGAAGCTGTCCGCCACAACGGCCAATTCCTGGGTCGGTCGCTGGAGGTTGTAGACCCGGAAAAAGCCTTTCGCGCCCAATATGGCCAGCCCGTCAAGGGTATGTTTCCAAAAGGAGGTGTCAACGGCTAACGCCCAGAAAGGTTTCAGCAGCGGCTGGATTTCGTCATCAGGGAAGCGTTGCTGAAGCGACTCCTCCAGCACCTTTACAAGGTTTTTAAAACGGATCCGATCCTGTTTGTTTTCCGGGTGCCCCCGGTGGGTCGACTGGTAGAGTGAAAGACAGGGGGGTTCGCACTTGCCCCAGATCGTGGACAAATCGTCTTTTCCAAATGTGTGCATTTTATTACCTTTTTAATTATGTGTCTGTTTAAAGAATCCTGACCCAAAGGGCCAGGAATTGAATTAGCCCCTGGAAGGGGCAAGACTGCCTTGCCCCCACAGGAGGCAAGGATTTACGCTGTCCCCGTTTGATTAATTATTGCTCGTACTTCTTTTCTTGCTCTTCTTGATATTTGACATATTTTCTGATTTTTTCTGAATCGAGGCCTACAGTGTCCACACAGTAACCTCGAGCCCAAAAATGATTACCCCAATAGGGTTTTTGCCTGAGCTGCTTGAACTTGTTCAGCACCCTGATGGCTGTTCGTCCTTTGACTGTACCCACAAAATTCGAAATCGATATTTTGGGGGGTACCATTACCAGAAGGTGCACATGGTCCAAAGGGATGCTGAGTTCTAATACCTCAGCTCTTTGATGTTGACAAAATGCCCGGATACAGCTCTCAACTTCTGCTGCCAATCTTCCTTTCAGTATTCGGAACCTGTATTTAGGGGTCCATACGATATGGTATTGGCAAAACCATATTGTATGGGATAGTTTTCGAAAACGGGCCATGGTTTACTTCTGTGTCAGGTTGTGGGGACAACGTGACATCGGGGTACCATGGACCGTTCAACTAGCAAAGCTGTTGAACTCTGACCCGGTCCAAAGGACCGGGATTTCTATGCCGATATTAAAAATGTTGCCCGCGCTGGTTTTTTAGCCATATTCAGTTTACCCCCCCCAGCTAAGGCCGCAATCACGAACCCTGGGCAGGCTTTCGAATTCGCGTGTAAAAGGTGATCCACGTATCCGACATCTCAGCGGGGCGTTCACCTTTTAATTCCAGTTCGTTGTTCACACTTTTCACTCCGGGCAGATTCGCCGCGGTCTCCTGAGCCAGTTGTTTGTGGGATTCTTCGGCGACCGTTCCCGATAACGTCACAACACCATCCTTGGACTGGATTTGAACATCTCCGTCCTTGAGGAATGTCTTGAACACGTAAGAATCTTTTGCGGATGAGACGATGCGGTCGTCCGTTACGGACGCGAAAC contains:
- a CDS encoding BON domain-containing protein; translated protein: MKKSMYRLAVAVAMLSLVLLNSISFASVTDDRIVSSAKDSYVFKTFLKDGDVQIQSKDGVVTLSGTVAEESHKQLAQETAANLPGVKSVNNELELKGERPAEMSDTWITFYTRIRKPAQGS
- the tnpA gene encoding IS200/IS605 family transposase; protein product: MARFRKLSHTIWFCQYHIVWTPKYRFRILKGRLAAEVESCIRAFCQHQRAEVLELSIPLDHVHLLVMVPPKISISNFVGTVKGRTAIRVLNKFKQLRQKPYWGNHFWARGYCVDTVGLDSEKIRKYVKYQEEQEKKYEQ